In Thauera sedimentorum, a single genomic region encodes these proteins:
- a CDS encoding RidA family protein gives MTDIVRRGTTARYSDSVSHAGVVHLVEVPASEGTDIRTQTRETLASIERQLAAAGSDKSRILIATIYLVDMADYDGMNEVWDAWVPAGCAPSRACVRVAGLARDGWRVEIALAAALR, from the coding sequence ATGACCGACATCGTCCGCCGCGGCACCACCGCCCGCTATTCCGATTCCGTTTCCCACGCCGGGGTCGTTCATCTCGTCGAGGTGCCCGCCAGCGAGGGCACCGACATCCGCACCCAGACCCGCGAGACGCTGGCCAGCATCGAGCGCCAGCTGGCGGCCGCCGGCAGCGACAAGTCGCGCATCCTGATCGCCACCATCTACCTGGTCGACATGGCCGACTACGATGGGATGAACGAGGTGTGGGATGCCTGGGTGCCCGCCGGCTGCGCGCCCTCCCGCGCCTGCGTTCGCGTGGCCGGACTGGCGCGCGACGGCTGGCGGGTGGAGATCGCCCTCGCCGCCGCGCTGCGCTGA
- a CDS encoding c-type cytochrome — protein sequence MRISQSRAWSFFVRFLMACGLATAAASASAENAAELVARAAEDSTLHQTLVAEGGKAAFFCANCHGEAGISKFPNVPNLAGQHPAYVLHQIEAFLSGARKDEFMQGLMKVLNEREKASIALMYASRAVPPVSSPGAKAADGGKLFQQHCARCHQVDAHGAKDFPRLAGQQPEYLKISLRRYLTQSGERFYAPMTAAVAQLGERNIDAVVDYLSSLP from the coding sequence ATGCGCATCAGCCAGTCGCGGGCATGGTCTTTCTTCGTGCGGTTCCTGATGGCGTGTGGCCTGGCCACCGCTGCCGCGTCGGCTTCGGCCGAGAACGCCGCGGAACTCGTGGCCCGGGCCGCCGAGGACAGTACCCTGCACCAGACCCTGGTCGCCGAAGGCGGCAAGGCGGCGTTCTTCTGTGCCAACTGTCATGGGGAAGCCGGCATCAGCAAGTTCCCCAACGTGCCCAATCTGGCCGGCCAGCATCCGGCCTACGTGCTGCACCAGATCGAGGCCTTCCTCTCGGGCGCGCGCAAGGACGAGTTCATGCAGGGCCTGATGAAGGTGCTCAACGAGCGCGAGAAGGCCTCGATCGCGCTGATGTACGCTTCCCGTGCGGTGCCGCCGGTGAGCTCTCCCGGGGCCAAGGCGGCCGATGGCGGCAAGCTCTTCCAGCAGCATTGCGCGCGCTGTCATCAGGTCGACGCCCACGGCGCAAAAGACTTTCCGCGTCTGGCCGGGCAGCAACCCGAATACCTGAAGATCAGCCTGCGGCGTTATCTCACCCAGTCCGGCGAGCGTTTCTATGCGCCGATGACTGCGGCGGTCGCCCAACTGGGCGAGCGCAACATCGACGCGGTGGTGGATTACCTCAGCAGCCTGCCCTGA
- the murB gene encoding UDP-N-acetylmuramate dehydrogenase — protein sequence MPVVRSGVALDELNTFRLPARAAQFVDIDTLAGLQAMLRSECWQGAPRRLVLGGGSNLVLTGDFAGLVVKVGLRGRRLAGEDAQAWRVEAAAGENWHDFVRWTIAQGWPGLENLSLIPGTVGAAPVQNIGAYGLEVAERIDSLTAVDLHDGTVHRLLPADCAFGYRDSLFKRQPGRWLIASVCFRLPRPWRPRLDYAELAREVQAVAGAAPTALQVSDAVIAIRRRKLPDPAEIGNAGSFFKNPVVDAASFARLAASWPALPHYPQADGSVKLAAGWLIEQCGWKGRNLGPVGCFERQALVLVNRGGATGGDVARVATAIRADVRARFGIELEPEPVFV from the coding sequence ATGCCGGTCGTGCGGAGCGGCGTGGCACTGGATGAACTCAACACCTTCCGCCTGCCGGCGCGGGCGGCGCAGTTCGTCGACATCGACACGCTCGCCGGCCTGCAGGCCATGCTGCGCAGCGAGTGCTGGCAAGGCGCGCCGCGCCGTCTGGTGCTGGGCGGCGGCAGCAATCTGGTGCTGACCGGGGACTTCGCCGGCCTGGTAGTCAAGGTCGGGCTGCGCGGCCGCCGCCTCGCAGGCGAGGACGCGCAGGCCTGGCGGGTGGAGGCCGCGGCCGGCGAGAACTGGCACGACTTCGTGCGCTGGACCATCGCCCAGGGCTGGCCGGGGCTGGAGAACCTGTCGCTGATTCCCGGCACCGTCGGTGCGGCGCCGGTACAGAACATCGGCGCCTATGGGCTGGAGGTCGCCGAACGCATCGATTCGCTCACCGCGGTCGACCTGCACGACGGCACGGTGCACCGCCTGCTGCCGGCCGATTGTGCCTTCGGCTACCGCGACAGCCTGTTCAAGCGCCAGCCCGGGCGCTGGCTGATCGCCTCGGTGTGCTTCCGGCTGCCCAGGCCGTGGCGTCCGCGCCTCGACTACGCGGAACTTGCGCGCGAAGTGCAGGCCGTGGCCGGCGCGGCGCCCACGGCGCTGCAGGTGTCGGACGCGGTCATCGCCATCCGCCGCCGCAAGCTGCCGGATCCGGCCGAGATCGGCAATGCCGGCAGTTTCTTCAAGAACCCGGTGGTCGATGCGGCGTCCTTCGCCCGCCTGGCGGCAAGCTGGCCCGCATTGCCGCATTACCCCCAGGCTGACGGCAGTGTGAAACTGGCCGCCGGCTGGCTGATCGAGCAGTGCGGCTGGAAGGGGCGCAACCTGGGGCCGGTCGGCTGCTTCGAGCGCCAGGCGCTGGTGCTGGTCAATCGCGGCGGCGCCACCGGGGGGGATGTCGCGCGTGTCGCGACCGCCATCCGCGCGGATGTGCGGGCGCGCTTCGGCATCGAGCTCGAGCCCGAGCCGGTATTCGTCTGA
- a CDS encoding PACE efflux transporter — translation MSAASPRLRSLPDRLRQIALFEVGGLLLITPPFAWASGVPLAESIGLLAVIALIAALWNAGYNTAFDWVEGRLTGRTADRRPLRLRVVHAIGFEGGLLLMSLPVIMAWTGMGWVEALLADIGLAAAYVAYAFVFNLTYDRLFPIAPELCDATQRAD, via the coding sequence GTGTCCGCCGCCAGTCCCAGACTCCGTTCCCTGCCCGACCGCCTGCGCCAGATCGCCCTGTTCGAGGTCGGCGGCCTGCTGCTGATCACCCCGCCCTTCGCCTGGGCCAGCGGCGTGCCGCTGGCCGAGTCGATCGGCCTGCTGGCGGTGATCGCCTTGATCGCCGCCTTGTGGAACGCGGGCTACAACACCGCCTTCGACTGGGTCGAAGGGCGGCTCACCGGGCGCACTGCGGACCGCCGCCCCTTGCGCCTGCGCGTCGTGCATGCGATCGGCTTCGAGGGCGGCCTGTTGCTGATGAGCCTGCCGGTGATCATGGCGTGGACCGGCATGGGCTGGGTCGAGGCTCTGCTCGCCGACATCGGCCTGGCGGCCGCCTATGTGGCCTATGCCTTCGTCTTCAACCTGACCTACGACAGGCTCTTCCCGATTGCCCCGGAACTGTGCGATGCCACCCAGCGGGCCGACTGA
- a CDS encoding MFS transporter — MLSLLLPIGALLAGIALMLLGTGLLNTLLALRGSLGGFSDQTLGLIGSAYFIGFFAGTLVAPGLIRRMGHIRAFAFFAAATAVCVLLHALHTHDLFWMLLRVITGIALVGFYAVIESWLNSQAPAEHRGQIFSVYMAVNLFALAGAQQFLNLASPVSFTLFAVAAIFVVLALMPVVATRLPPPPISDAPRMPLSRLWAAAPVAVAGALASGLAMGAFWGLGAVYAGRIGLVDSDVALFISITIVAGALGQWPMGRLSDTLDRRRALALIAGLAAAGGVLIALLGSFDKWVLAGCVVFGAAAFAVYPVVVAHLIDHLRHEEILPGNAALLLLHGLGAAIGPALAGALMGWTGAAALPLFFALMFAPAAAFAWLQSRRAADEIVEEAAHFMPMLRTSPAVLEMMTPGEEPANPTPAEAPQPAPGH, encoded by the coding sequence ATGCTCTCTCTGCTGCTGCCCATCGGCGCCCTGCTGGCCGGCATCGCCCTGATGCTGCTCGGCACCGGACTGCTCAACACGCTGCTCGCGCTACGCGGCAGCCTGGGCGGCTTCAGCGACCAGACCCTGGGGCTGATCGGCTCCGCCTACTTCATCGGCTTCTTCGCCGGCACGCTGGTGGCGCCCGGGCTGATCCGCCGCATGGGCCACATCCGTGCCTTCGCCTTCTTCGCCGCCGCCACCGCGGTCTGCGTGCTGCTGCACGCGCTGCACACCCATGACCTGTTCTGGATGCTGCTGCGGGTGATCACCGGCATTGCGCTGGTGGGCTTCTATGCGGTGATCGAGAGCTGGCTCAACAGCCAGGCGCCGGCCGAGCATCGCGGACAGATCTTCTCGGTGTACATGGCGGTCAACCTGTTCGCGCTGGCCGGCGCGCAGCAGTTTCTCAACCTGGCCTCGCCGGTGAGCTTCACGCTGTTCGCCGTGGCGGCGATCTTCGTCGTGCTCGCGCTGATGCCGGTGGTCGCCACCCGCCTGCCGCCACCGCCGATTTCCGACGCGCCGCGGATGCCGCTGTCGCGCCTGTGGGCCGCCGCGCCGGTGGCGGTTGCCGGCGCGCTGGCCTCGGGCCTGGCGATGGGCGCCTTCTGGGGGCTGGGGGCGGTCTACGCCGGACGCATCGGCCTGGTCGACAGCGACGTCGCCCTGTTCATCAGCATCACCATCGTCGCCGGCGCCCTGGGGCAGTGGCCGATGGGCCGCCTGTCCGACACCCTGGACCGGCGCCGCGCCCTGGCGCTGATCGCCGGCCTGGCCGCCGCGGGCGGTGTGCTGATCGCGCTGCTGGGCAGCTTCGACAAGTGGGTGCTGGCCGGCTGCGTGGTGTTCGGCGCAGCCGCCTTCGCCGTGTATCCGGTGGTGGTCGCCCACCTGATCGACCACCTGCGCCACGAGGAGATCCTGCCGGGCAATGCCGCCCTGCTCCTGCTGCACGGACTGGGCGCGGCCATCGGTCCGGCGCTCGCCGGCGCGCTGATGGGCTGGACCGGCGCGGCCGCGCTGCCCTTGTTCTTCGCGCTGATGTTCGCCCCCGCGGCAGCCTTCGCCTGGCTGCAGTCGCGCCGCGCCGCCGACGAGATCGTCGAAGAGGCCGCGCACTTCATGCCCATGCTGCGCACCTCGCCCGCGGTGCTGGAGATGATGACCCCGGGCGAGGAGCCGGCCAACCCCACGCCAGCGGAGGCGCCGCAGCCGGCTCCCGGCCACTAG
- the ggpS gene encoding glucosylglycerol-phosphate synthase, producing MLLATDLDGTFLAGDPDNRQRLYQLISAHPEIKLVFVTGRGLEVVLPILSDPTVPVPDYIICDVGATVVDGHTRQAVLPLQTEIESRWPGERAVADAMARFDALERQEVPQQRRCSYFCGADAVSDEIRRIADQLGCDVLYSADMYLDILPRGVNKGSTLHGLVAHLGVHPDEVLVAGDTLNDLSMYEAGFKGVCVGESEPALLDATRDRARVLHSRHTGCGGILEAIGHFGFLGPHGVDAELREIEAKGRSDLVMVYHRLPYEEAFEDGRLVRRRPTSPNGIIPTLLGFFGDGRRGAWVAWSIHDPKKAIPFETHTDVDRERFPNLVAARVALTKNDVDVFYKRFSKEAFWPTLHTFWERAVFRDEDWAVFLKVNRLFAERTAAEAADGAVVWLHDYNLWMVPAFLRELRPDLKIAFFHHTYFPSADVFNVLPWRREIVGSLLQCDYVGFHIPRQAENFVDVARGVAPLKVLEMKSCAPRYLTYGCAVGLEEVTTAIEVHGRRIGLGAHPVGLDVGRVQQVLNDPKTTERMAALRQELAGQRVILSVERLDYTKGTLEKLLAFEALLDAHPELQGKVSLLTVCVPAAREMTIYDELQTQIERAVGRINGRFSRVGWTPVQFFFRALPFEEVVAWYAMADVMWITPLRDGLNLVAKEYVAVQGLTEGRGVLVLSEFAGAAAELHGAVLTNPHDPADLRDKLYLGIAMNRAEAEARLRELFGVVQHNDIHRWGQDFLDSVAETIAAQAAVQDGAAALAEAG from the coding sequence ATGTTGCTTGCCACCGATCTGGACGGCACCTTTCTCGCCGGCGACCCGGACAATCGCCAGCGCCTCTACCAGCTGATCAGCGCGCATCCGGAGATCAAGCTGGTGTTCGTCACCGGCCGCGGCCTGGAGGTGGTGCTGCCCATCCTCTCCGACCCCACCGTGCCGGTGCCGGACTACATCATCTGTGACGTCGGCGCCACCGTGGTGGACGGCCACACCCGCCAGGCGGTGCTGCCGCTGCAGACCGAGATCGAGTCGCGCTGGCCGGGCGAGCGCGCGGTGGCCGACGCCATGGCGCGCTTCGACGCGCTGGAACGCCAGGAGGTGCCGCAGCAGCGGCGCTGCTCCTACTTCTGCGGCGCCGACGCGGTGAGCGACGAGATCCGCCGCATTGCCGACCAACTCGGCTGCGACGTGCTGTACTCGGCCGACATGTACCTCGACATCCTGCCGCGCGGGGTGAACAAGGGCAGCACCCTGCACGGGCTGGTCGCCCACCTGGGCGTGCACCCGGACGAAGTGCTGGTGGCCGGCGACACGCTGAACGACCTCTCCATGTACGAGGCCGGCTTCAAGGGCGTGTGCGTGGGCGAATCCGAGCCGGCGCTGCTGGACGCCACCCGCGACCGCGCCCGCGTGCTGCATTCGCGCCACACCGGCTGCGGCGGCATTCTGGAGGCCATCGGCCACTTCGGCTTCCTCGGCCCGCACGGGGTCGATGCCGAACTGCGCGAGATCGAGGCCAAGGGGCGTTCCGACCTGGTCATGGTGTACCACCGCCTGCCCTACGAGGAGGCTTTCGAGGACGGCCGCCTGGTGCGCCGCCGGCCGACCTCGCCCAACGGCATCATCCCCACCCTGCTCGGCTTCTTCGGCGACGGCCGGCGCGGCGCCTGGGTGGCCTGGTCGATCCACGACCCCAAGAAGGCCATCCCCTTCGAGACCCACACCGACGTCGACCGCGAGCGCTTCCCCAATCTGGTGGCCGCGCGCGTCGCGCTCACCAAGAACGACGTGGATGTGTTCTACAAGCGCTTCTCCAAGGAAGCCTTCTGGCCCACGCTGCACACCTTCTGGGAGCGCGCGGTGTTCCGCGACGAGGACTGGGCGGTGTTCCTCAAGGTCAACCGCCTGTTCGCCGAGCGCACCGCGGCGGAAGCCGCCGACGGCGCGGTGGTCTGGCTGCACGACTACAACCTGTGGATGGTTCCGGCCTTCCTGCGCGAGCTGCGCCCGGACCTGAAGATCGCCTTCTTCCACCACACCTACTTCCCCTCGGCCGACGTCTTCAACGTGCTGCCGTGGCGGCGCGAGATCGTCGGCAGCCTGCTGCAGTGCGACTACGTGGGCTTCCACATCCCGCGCCAGGCGGAGAACTTCGTCGACGTGGCGCGCGGCGTGGCGCCGCTGAAGGTGCTGGAGATGAAGAGCTGTGCGCCGCGCTACCTCACCTACGGTTGCGCGGTGGGCCTGGAGGAAGTGACCACCGCGATCGAGGTCCATGGCCGGCGTATCGGCCTGGGCGCCCATCCGGTGGGGCTGGACGTGGGCCGCGTGCAGCAGGTGCTGAACGACCCGAAAACCACCGAACGCATGGCCGCGCTGCGCCAGGAACTGGCCGGCCAGCGCGTGATCCTGTCGGTCGAGCGACTCGACTACACCAAGGGCACGCTGGAGAAGCTGCTCGCCTTCGAGGCCCTGCTCGACGCCCATCCCGAACTGCAGGGCAAGGTCTCGCTGCTCACCGTGTGCGTGCCCGCGGCCCGCGAGATGACCATCTACGACGAGCTGCAGACCCAGATCGAACGGGCCGTGGGGCGCATCAACGGACGCTTCTCGCGCGTGGGCTGGACCCCGGTGCAGTTCTTCTTCCGCGCCCTGCCCTTCGAGGAGGTGGTGGCCTGGTACGCGATGGCCGACGTGATGTGGATCACCCCGCTGCGCGACGGTCTCAACCTGGTGGCCAAGGAGTACGTCGCGGTGCAGGGGCTCACCGAGGGGCGCGGCGTGCTGGTGCTGTCCGAGTTCGCCGGGGCGGCGGCCGAGCTGCACGGTGCGGTACTGACCAACCCCCACGATCCGGCGGACCTGCGCGACAAGCTCTACCTGGGCATCGCCATGAACCGCGCCGAGGCCGAGGCCCGGCTGCGCGAGCTGTTCGGCGTGGTCCAGCACAACGACATCCATCGCTGGGGCCAGGACTTCCTCGACTCGGTGGCCGAGACCATCGCCGCCCAGGCCGCCGTGCAGGACGGTGCCGCGGCCCTGGCCGAGGCCGGCTGA
- a CDS encoding ABC transporter ATP-binding protein — MLELDGLVKAFGGFHAVDGCSMRVNKGEILGLIGPNGAGKTTLFNLIAGALQPTSGTIRFLGEDVTPLSTDALFHKGLVRTFQIPHEFHRLTALENLMMVPPQQPGENLFANWLAWGKVRQAEEETRRKAEETLAFLELSHVANERAGNLSGGQKKLLELGRTMMTDAKLVLLDEPAAGVNRTLLRKLEEKILILNRERGYTFILIEHDMEMIEKLCAPVVCMAEGKVLIQGDFQTVRRDPRVLEAYLGETASAIERNEAEHDPKIETMREQELPREDL; from the coding sequence ATGTTAGAACTGGACGGCCTGGTCAAAGCCTTCGGGGGCTTTCACGCGGTCGACGGCTGTTCGATGCGGGTGAACAAGGGCGAGATCCTCGGCCTCATCGGCCCCAACGGCGCCGGCAAGACCACCCTCTTCAACCTCATCGCCGGCGCGCTGCAACCCACCTCGGGCACCATCCGCTTCCTCGGCGAAGACGTCACCCCGCTGTCCACCGACGCCTTGTTCCACAAGGGCCTGGTGCGCACCTTCCAGATTCCGCACGAGTTCCACCGCCTCACCGCGCTCGAGAACCTGATGATGGTGCCGCCGCAGCAGCCGGGCGAGAACCTGTTCGCCAACTGGCTGGCCTGGGGCAAGGTGCGCCAGGCGGAAGAGGAAACCCGCCGCAAGGCCGAAGAGACGCTGGCCTTCCTCGAACTGAGCCATGTGGCCAACGAACGCGCCGGCAACCTGTCGGGCGGGCAGAAGAAGCTGCTCGAGCTCGGCCGCACCATGATGACCGACGCCAAGCTGGTGCTGCTCGACGAGCCGGCCGCCGGGGTCAACCGCACCCTGCTGCGCAAGCTCGAGGAGAAGATCCTCATCCTCAACCGCGAGCGCGGCTACACCTTCATCCTCATCGAGCACGACATGGAGATGATCGAGAAGCTGTGCGCGCCGGTGGTGTGCATGGCCGAAGGCAAGGTGCTGATCCAGGGCGACTTCCAAACCGTAAGGCGCGACCCGCGCGTGCTGGAGGCCTACCTGGGCGAGACGGCCTCGGCGATCGAGCGCAACGAAGCCGAGCACGACCCCAAGATCGAAACCATGCGCGAGCAGGAACTGCCGCGGGAGGACCTCTGA
- a CDS encoding ABC transporter ATP-binding protein — protein sequence MALLEMSNVRGGYGDADILQGVSITVAEKEIVVIVGPNGAGKSTAMKAVFGLLNVRGGQIVFDGDDITGWAPNRIVQRGVCYVPQVDNVFREMTVHENLEMGGFLRRGDLSAAYERIYTLFPDLKAKRKDLAGNLSGGQRQMVAMGRALMLDPKLLLLDEPTAGLSPKYMEQIFQITRDVRDHGVSILLVEQHAKQALAFCDRGYVLATGANRHEGTGQALLADREVAEMFLGG from the coding sequence ATGGCCCTGCTCGAGATGAGCAATGTACGCGGCGGCTACGGCGACGCCGACATCCTGCAGGGGGTGTCGATCACCGTCGCCGAGAAGGAGATCGTCGTCATCGTCGGCCCCAACGGCGCCGGCAAGTCCACCGCCATGAAGGCGGTGTTCGGCCTGCTCAACGTGCGCGGCGGACAGATCGTCTTCGACGGCGACGACATCACCGGCTGGGCGCCCAACCGCATCGTCCAGCGTGGCGTCTGCTACGTGCCGCAGGTGGACAACGTGTTCCGCGAGATGACGGTGCACGAGAACCTGGAAATGGGCGGCTTCCTGCGCCGCGGCGACCTGTCCGCCGCCTACGAGCGCATCTACACGCTGTTCCCCGACCTCAAGGCCAAGCGCAAGGATCTGGCCGGCAACCTGTCCGGCGGCCAGCGCCAGATGGTGGCCATGGGCCGCGCACTGATGCTCGACCCCAAGCTGCTGCTGCTCGACGAACCGACCGCGGGCCTGTCGCCCAAGTACATGGAGCAGATCTTCCAGATCACCCGCGACGTGCGCGACCACGGCGTCTCCATCCTGCTGGTGGAACAGCACGCCAAGCAGGCGCTCGCCTTCTGCGACCGCGGCTACGTGCTCGCCACCGGCGCCAACCGCCACGAAGGCACCGGCCAGGCGCTGCTCGCCGACCGGGAAGTGGCCGAGATGTTCCTCGGCGGCTGA
- a CDS encoding branched-chain amino acid ABC transporter permease has product MDFLDFINFYLVPGIVLGSIYAVGAIGITLVFGILRFAHFAHGDMATLGAFLALALVGTGMDPWTALPLAMVVTAAVAIAVDRTFYDYLVKRPKILTVMASLGIALMIRSVVQVVWGVDPQTYSRGIVRPDSFGGVLLRPREIYTLATVVIMVAGLMAFLHYTRWGKAMRAMSDNPDLARLSGVDNRMVTMLTWAIVGALTAASGFMLGINTELNSMMGWHMLLPMFAAAILGGVGRIEGAVVGGLIVGLAEELSVLAMPSQYKSATAFVILLAILLLRPSGLFKGKVL; this is encoded by the coding sequence ATGGACTTCTTGGATTTCATCAATTTCTACCTGGTTCCGGGCATCGTGCTCGGCTCCATCTACGCGGTCGGCGCCATCGGCATCACGCTGGTGTTCGGCATCCTGCGCTTCGCCCACTTCGCCCACGGCGACATGGCCACCCTGGGCGCCTTCCTCGCGCTCGCCCTGGTCGGCACCGGCATGGACCCGTGGACCGCGCTGCCGCTGGCGATGGTGGTCACCGCGGCAGTGGCGATCGCGGTCGATCGCACCTTCTACGACTACCTGGTGAAGCGCCCCAAGATCCTCACCGTGATGGCCTCGCTGGGCATCGCGCTGATGATCCGCTCGGTGGTGCAGGTGGTCTGGGGCGTGGACCCGCAGACCTACAGCCGCGGCATCGTGCGCCCCGACTCCTTCGGCGGCGTGCTGCTGCGCCCGCGCGAGATCTACACCCTGGCCACCGTGGTGATCATGGTGGCCGGCCTGATGGCCTTCCTGCACTACACGCGCTGGGGCAAGGCGATGCGGGCGATGTCCGACAACCCCGACCTGGCGCGCCTGTCAGGCGTGGACAACCGCATGGTCACCATGCTGACCTGGGCCATCGTCGGCGCGCTGACCGCGGCCTCCGGATTCATGCTGGGGATCAACACCGAGCTCAACTCGATGATGGGCTGGCACATGCTGCTGCCGATGTTCGCCGCGGCCATCCTCGGCGGCGTCGGCCGCATCGAGGGTGCGGTGGTCGGCGGGCTGATCGTCGGCCTGGCCGAGGAACTGTCGGTGCTGGCGATGCCGAGCCAGTACAAGTCGGCCACCGCCTTCGTCATCCTTCTCGCCATCCTGTTGCTGCGGCCCAGCGGCCTGTTCAAGGGTAAGGTGCTCTGA
- a CDS encoding branched-chain amino acid ABC transporter permease, with product MELTGLLNYALFMGVLIGIYALLALALNIHWGFTGLFNAGVAGFFAVGAYVSGILTGTPAGDRLGGFELPILVGWVGAMVAAGAIAWPIGRICLRLRSDYLAIATIGVAEIIRLVVKSEDWLTGGPRGITGIPRPFGDLDYVASQAAYLVLVVLVLAAVYWAVERQLRSPWGRMMKAIRDNEFAAAAMGKDVEARRLQAFIFGSAIMGLAGALFVHFNRTITPEAIDPMIATFLIWIMLILGGSGNNRGAILGAAVIWIIWSASELLTDRLPAEMATQAKYVRVFVVGLMLQLVLRFRPEGILPEESVQRGSGRPASQR from the coding sequence ATGGAACTGACCGGCCTGCTCAACTACGCCCTGTTCATGGGCGTGCTCATCGGCATCTACGCCCTGCTGGCGCTGGCGCTCAACATCCACTGGGGCTTCACCGGCCTGTTCAACGCCGGCGTGGCGGGATTCTTCGCCGTCGGCGCCTACGTCTCCGGCATCCTCACCGGCACCCCGGCGGGCGACCGCCTGGGCGGCTTCGAGCTGCCCATCCTGGTGGGCTGGGTGGGGGCCATGGTGGCCGCCGGCGCGATTGCCTGGCCCATCGGCCGCATCTGCCTGCGCCTGCGCTCGGACTACCTGGCCATCGCCACCATCGGCGTGGCCGAGATCATCCGCCTGGTGGTCAAGAGCGAGGACTGGCTGACCGGCGGCCCGCGCGGCATCACCGGCATTCCCCGCCCCTTCGGCGACCTCGACTACGTCGCCTCCCAGGCCGCCTACCTGGTGCTGGTGGTGCTGGTGCTGGCGGCGGTCTACTGGGCGGTCGAGCGCCAGCTGCGCTCGCCCTGGGGGCGGATGATGAAGGCCATCCGCGACAACGAGTTCGCCGCCGCAGCCATGGGCAAGGACGTCGAAGCCCGCCGCCTGCAGGCCTTCATCTTCGGCTCGGCGATCATGGGGCTGGCCGGCGCGCTGTTCGTGCACTTCAACCGCACCATCACCCCCGAGGCGATCGACCCGATGATCGCCACCTTCCTGATCTGGATCATGCTGATCCTCGGCGGCTCGGGGAACAACCGCGGCGCCATCCTCGGCGCGGCGGTGATCTGGATCATCTGGTCCGCATCCGAACTGCTCACCGACCGCCTGCCGGCCGAGATGGCCACCCAGGCCAAGTACGTCCGCGTGTTCGTGGTCGGCCTGATGCTGCAGCTCGTGCTGCGCTTCCGCCCGGAAGGCATCCTGCCCGAGGAGTCGGTCCAGCGCGGCAGCGGGCGACCCGCTTCGCAACGCTGA